A stretch of DNA from Variovorax paradoxus:
CCGCCTTGTCGAGCACGTCGAGCTTCAGGGCCGTGACGTTCGCCACGCCGGCGTAGGCCGCCAGCAGCTGCTCGTTGACGTCGGTGGCCCACACGCGGGCGCCCTCGGCCGCGAGCGCCAGCACGCTCGCGCGGCCGATGCCCTGGCCTGCGGCGGTGACGAGCACGGTCTTTCCCTTCAATCTCATGGTCGGTGTCTCCTGGGGGTTCGCAAGTGCGAGGGGTGGATTCGGGTTAGGCCCGATGGGTGACATGTGTGAATCGCCGTATTCTGAATTGGCCTTACCACTTGTCCAATTCAGGACAACCCTTAAGCCGATCCACCGCCTCGCCCGCCACCCGCCCTGCTCCCGTGCCGCTCCAGACCGTCGAACCCCAACGCCTCTATCGCCAGATTGCCGACCAGCTCCGCGGGCTGATCGCCAAGGGCGAGTTCGACGTGGGCGCGCGCCTGCCCGCCGAGCGCGACCTCGCCAAGCAGCTCGGCGTGAGCCGTCCCTCGGTGCGCGAAGCGCTCATTGCGCTCGAGGTCGAGGGCTGGGTCGAGGTGCGCACCGGCTCGGGCGTGTACGTGCTCGACCGCTCGCACCGCGCCAGCGCGCCGGTGGCGCCCACCGAATGGGGGCCGCTGGAGCTGATCCGCGCGCGCCGCGTGATCGAGGGCGAGACCGCCGCCATCGCCGCCCTCTCGGGCAAGCGCAAGGACGTGGACGCGATGACGCGCGCCATCGCCACCATGCGCGAGATGGCCGACCGCAACGTCAT
This window harbors:
- a CDS encoding FadR/GntR family transcriptional regulator — its product is MPLQTVEPQRLYRQIADQLRGLIAKGEFDVGARLPAERDLAKQLGVSRPSVREALIALEVEGWVEVRTGSGVYVLDRSHRASAPVAPTEWGPLELIRARRVIEGETAAIAALSGKRKDVDAMTRAIATMREMADRNVMPLDGDRAFHLAIVNAGGNVVLVETVQGFWDSRRGPIFTRLGGYFETVTSWRAAIAEHEAIRDAIAARDAETARTAMHAHMDNSHHRFSASWRRAKPA